From Desulfuromonas soudanensis, the proteins below share one genomic window:
- a CDS encoding UDP-glucuronic acid decarboxylase family protein, which translates to MTVRISGKRVLVTGGAGFIGAHLCARLLAEGHEVLCVDNFYTGRRANIAHLLSNPLFEVQRHDICFPLYVEIDQIYNLACPASPIHYQFDPVQTTKVSVHGAINMLGLAKRVRARILQASTSEVYGDPLVHPQREDYWGNVNPIGLRSCYDEGKRCAETLFFDYYRQNRVAIKVARIFNTFGPGMSIHDGRVVSNFIVQALKGEPITLYGDGEQTRSFCYVDDLVEGLVRLMESPEGFTGPVNLGNPVETTMADLARRILELTGSKSTLEYKPLPEDDPRKRLPDISLARKQLGWEPVVLLEEGLKRTIGYFEERLLAAGG; encoded by the coding sequence ATGACCGTCAGGATTTCCGGCAAGCGCGTTCTGGTCACCGGGGGCGCCGGGTTCATCGGCGCTCACCTCTGCGCGCGCCTCCTTGCCGAGGGGCACGAGGTCCTCTGCGTCGACAACTTCTATACCGGGCGCCGGGCCAATATCGCTCATCTCCTCTCCAATCCCCTCTTCGAGGTGCAGCGCCACGACATCTGCTTTCCCCTCTACGTCGAGATCGACCAGATCTACAACCTGGCCTGTCCCGCTTCCCCCATCCATTACCAGTTCGACCCGGTGCAGACGACCAAGGTCAGCGTCCACGGCGCCATCAACATGCTCGGGCTCGCGAAAAGGGTCAGAGCGCGGATCCTTCAGGCGTCCACCAGCGAAGTCTACGGCGACCCCCTGGTCCATCCTCAGCGAGAGGACTACTGGGGGAACGTCAACCCCATCGGCCTCCGCTCCTGCTACGACGAGGGGAAGCGCTGCGCCGAGACCCTCTTTTTCGATTATTACCGGCAGAACCGGGTCGCCATCAAGGTGGCGCGGATCTTCAACACCTTCGGGCCGGGGATGTCGATCCACGACGGCCGGGTGGTCTCCAACTTCATCGTGCAGGCCCTCAAAGGGGAGCCGATCACCCTCTACGGGGACGGAGAGCAGACGCGCTCCTTCTGCTATGTCGACGATCTGGTGGAAGGGCTGGTGCGCCTGATGGAATCTCCGGAAGGTTTCACCGGACCGGTCAACCTCGGCAATCCGGTGGAAACGACCATGGCCGATCTCGCTCGCCGGATTCTCGAGCTCACCGGGTCGAAATCGACCTTGGAGTACAAGCCGCTCCCGGAGGACGATCCTCGCAAGCGTCTGCCGGATATATCCCTGGCGCGGAAGCAGCTCGGCTGGGAGCCTGTCGTTTTGCTGGAGGAGGGGTTGAAGAGGACGATTGGCTATTTTGAGGAGAGGCTTCTGGCGGCAGGTGGGTAA
- a CDS encoding HEPN domain-containing protein, which produces MVAFHTQQCVEKCLKSLLEEFGIESGKTHNLLTLKAAVERKDPVDLDEDTLSLLNKLYIDSRYPGEFGLLPTGAPTVDEAREFALFAHETMRITTEILAGQGKPGR; this is translated from the coding sequence ATGGTGGCTTTTCACACCCAACAATGTGTGGAAAAATGTCTGAAGTCACTCCTGGAGGAATTCGGTATCGAATCAGGCAAGACCCACAATCTGCTGACACTTAAAGCCGCAGTGGAACGCAAGGACCCTGTCGATCTGGACGAAGACACCCTAAGCCTGCTCAACAAACTCTATATCGATTCACGGTATCCAGGTGAATTCGGCCTTTTACCAACGGGGGCACCCACAGTGGATGAGGCCCGGGAATTCGCCCTCTTTGCCCACGAAACAATGCGTATAACAACAGAGATTCTGGCCGGACAAGGGAAACCCGGCCGCTAG